From one Gossypium hirsutum isolate 1008001.06 chromosome D08, Gossypium_hirsutum_v2.1, whole genome shotgun sequence genomic stretch:
- the LOC107908186 gene encoding late embryogenesis abundant protein D-34-like: protein MPSLKPSTVTAFSHEFHTKEMSQGQPIKPQADQLSDQEGIKYGDVFDVTSGLASKTIAPRDAATMLEAETEVLGKPLDTGAGAVMYSAAAANLRAGAVGPDESNEMVEREGVAVSKSTDAQGKLVVNEAIADHTVCECQYNPYDLRGITLSPSPSPTIRNIQWTAPSPSPAAAPTTGDVVDQSGITIGEALEATVLSVGDKPVDQGDAAAIRVAEARAASSRLTQHSGLGTRAQAAATFNDRASYGHNKITISDVLSDASEKLPTVKAVTNEDAEEVRGAEQRNKADMIATAGGVADTMATAAKLNRDIHTP from the exons ATGCCATCTCTTAAACCGTCCACAGTTACTGCGTTTTCTCACGAATTCCACACAAAAGAAATGAGCCAGGGACAGCCCATAAAGCCCCAAGCCGACCAACTTTCCGACCAGGAAGGTATCAAGTACGGTGATGTTTTTGATGTTACAAGCGGATTGGCATCTAAAACTATTGCACCACGAGATGCAGCTACTATGCTCGAGGCAGAGACTGAAGTGCTGGGAAAGCCACTGGATACCGGAGCCGGTGCCGTCATGTATTCTGCAGCTGCTGCCAACCTGAGAGCCGGTGCTGTTGGTCCCGATGAGAGCAACGAAATGGTCGAAAGAGAGGGCGTAGCTGTATCTAAATCAACAGATGCCCAAGGGAAACTTGTTGTTAACGAAGCTATTGCTGACCAT ACGGTATGTGAGTGTCAGTACAATCCATATGATTTGCGAGGCATTACCCTTTCTCCATCTCCATCTCCAACGATAAGAAATATTCAATGGACAGCTCCATCTCCGTCCCCGGCTGCGGCTCCCACCACGGGTGATGTTGTTGATCAAAGTGGCATCACCATTGGAGAAGCTTTGGAGGCAACAGTCCTCTCTGTTGGTGACAAACCGGTTGACCAAGGTGATGCCGCTGCAATACGAGTGGCTGAAGCGAGGGCTGCTAGCAGCAGGCTAACTCAACATAGTGGTCTTGGCACTAGAGCTCAAGCTGCTGCCACTTTCAACGACCGTGCGTCTTATGGTCATAATAAGATCACTATATCAGATGTTTTATCG GATGCTTCGGAAAAGCTGCCTACGGTTAAAGCGGTGACAAATGAAGATGCAGAAGAGGTGAGAGGGGCGGAGCAAAGAAACAAGGCTGACATGATAGCCACGGCTGGAGGAGTGGCGGATACCATGGCGACAGCTGCGAAGTTAAACAGGGACATTCATACGCCCTGA
- the LOC107914741 gene encoding late embryogenesis abundant protein D-34-like, translating into MSQQQPRRPKPDHSRDQEPIKYSDVFSVTGELASKPIAPQDAAAMQSAETRVLGQTRKSGPAAVMESAAAANERAGLVRHDQANVTGDEGVTVTKTNAGGEAWITEAVEGQVVGQYIQPEVPAVNNPSVTPDPITVGEALETAALSAADKAVELTDVAAIQAAERRATGINETLPGGVAAEAQCAATRNARTMRFEDKTTLSDVLSDATTMLPRDKAVTPEDADRVVAAELRNNPYMSTAPGGVAASMAAAARLNQNSTT; encoded by the exons ATGAGCCAGCAACAACCACGACGGCCTAAGCCCGATCATTCCCGTGATCAAGAACCTATTAAGTATAGCGACGTTTTTAGCGTCACCGGTGAACTCGCTTCGAAACCTATTGCACCACAAGATGCGGCCGCCATGCAGTCGGCTGAGACCAGGGTCCTTGGACAAACGCGGAAAAGTGGTCCCGCAGCTGTCATGGAATCTGCAGCCGCCGCCAATGAGAGGGCAGGCCTCGTTCGCCACGATCAAGCAAACGTTACCGGAGATGAAGGCGTCACCGTAACTAAGACCAACGCGGGTGGTGAAGCTTGGATCACGGAAGCCGTTGAGGGACAG GTTGTTGGGCAATACATTCAACCCGAAGTTCCGGCGGTGAACAATCCATCGGTTACTCCTGACCCGATAACAGTCGGAGAAGCTTTGGAGACGGCGGCCTTATCTGCTGCTGATAAAGCAGTGGAGCTGACCGACGTGGCCGCAATTCAAGCGGCTGAGAGGAGAGCTACTGGCATTAACGAGACACTGCCGGGCGGAGTAGCCGCTGAAGCCCAGTGTGCAGCCACTCGGAATGCCCGAACCATGCGGTTTGAAGATAAAACCACCCTGTCCGACGTTTTATCT GATGCAACTACGATGTTGCCTAGGGACAAGGCAGTGACCCCTGAAGATGCAGACAGGGTGGTAGCCGCGGAGCTGAGAAATAATCCATACATGAGTACCGCGCCAGGGGGAGTGGCTGCTTCCATGGCTGCTGCTGCTAGGCTTAATCAAAACTCCACTACTTAA
- the LOC107908175 gene encoding centromere protein F-like, whose translation MRTAGLGKMPEQWRVEIQEEKDKADKWEQRFQEIQRRNEALERSLSESQKENGELKDRVIVLERSLHQYRSQNSTIKLKASLSKIEEMEKRIEELETELQNGEIQIKYLKANESHSNEQLHHFQNQVRSRDHLIKKAVVQIREVADHIQTLAVQADTLSVKYELESDRGQELALLLRKIRVLGTRAKLYL comes from the coding sequence ATGAGAACTGCTGGGCTGGGAAAGATGCCAGAACAGTGGCGAGTAGAAATTCAAGAAGAAAAGGACAAGGCTGATAAGTGGGAACAGAGATTTCAAGAGATACAAAGGCGAAATGAGGCTTTAGAAAGGAGTTTGTCAGAAAGCCAGAAGGAAAATGGTGAGTTAAAGGATAGGGTGATTGTATTGGAAAGATCTCTTCATCAGTATCGAAGCCAAAATTCTACGATAAAGTTAAAAGCTAGCTTGAGCAAGATTGAAGAAATGGAGAAAAGAATTGAAGAGTTAGAGACGGAGCTGCAAAATGGTGAGATCCAGATCAAGTACTTGAAAGCAAACGAGAGTCATAGTAATGAACAGCTTCACCATTTTCAGAATCAAGTTAGAAGCAGAGATCATCTTATCAAGAAAGCTGTAgtccagattcgagaagtagctgacCATATACAGACTTTAGCAGTACAAGCTGACACGCTGAGTGTAAAATATGAATTAGAGTCAGATCGGGGACAAGAATTAGCTTTGTTACTTAGAAAGATTAGAGTTCTGGGTACTAGGGCAAAGTTGTACTtgtaa
- the LOC107914733 gene encoding transcription repressor OFP12 produces the protein MPTSVGKNINLCFIKVKFPLTSSSLLTASDNGLPLPSSAATPSSLLFSPSNSLSTHSSSHPNPELESHSEPDIATIFASQRFFFTSPGSSNSIIESTPTSTAANQTSNKGHHHTRSTVKDGVAVPTLSPNPYMDFRQSMQEMVEARGLMDVKANWDNLHELLLCYLALNPKSTHKYIVGAFADLVVSLIANASTPQRRRH, from the coding sequence ATGCCAACCTCGGTGGGAAAAAACATCAATCTCTGCTTCATCAAGGTCAAATTCCCATTAACGTCCTCCTCCCTGTTAACCGCCTCTGATAACGGCCTTCCACTTCCTTCCTCCGCCGCCACCCCATCATCCCTCCTCTTCTCCCCTTCCAATTCCTTAAGTACCCATTCTTCCTCCCACCCCAACCCAGAGCTTGAATCCCACTCCGAACCCGACATCGCCACCATTTTTGCCTCGCAGCGCTTCTTTTTCACTTCTCCGGGCAGCTCCAACTCCATCATTGAATCAACACCGACGTCAACCGCCGCGAATCAAACATCAAACAAAGGGCACCACCACACAAGGTCGACCGTTAAAGACGGTGTAGCGGTCCCAACTTTGTCTCCGAACCCATATATGGATTTCAGGCAATCCATGCAGGAAATGGTGGAGGCACGTGGCTTAATGGACGTCAAGGCCAACTGGGACAACTTGCATGAACTCCTTTTGTGCTACCTTGCTTTGAACCCCAAAAGCACTCACAAGTATATCGTAGGAGCATTTGCTGATCTTGTTGTTAGCCTAATAGCTAATGCCAGTACCCCACAACGGAGACGTCACTGA
- the LOC107914709 gene encoding uncharacterized protein — protein sequence MGGSLETSCLQFKPDESEVLPRQDVEGNKGDDLKLMVLDLNNDPLTSSLKEVEFEKKEEIEECREDGQVGNLNVSELNENDRKKEGMVEDDEVDEEDCVKKTVKEEGLESKVQFSGRVLRSRSAMKTRSVIEDDKIESRVDKIEDGNTSEMKTTEVVKEGDDEVKNVQGKVGKMGKRKRGRPPKFLEKNGFEKKTPQLQVRENDYPDGEVRKELKRKRGRPPKVLGNGKSVKKRFTIKAVESDHVDRDVSRQSKRKRGRPRKVLENSGFEKNEINVEAGESDQFDDVGINKANHKRGHGRQVKGQKAQVVEKEADEFKARESYHSDIETRKEANHKYEVPLKMDVNDGFEMKPVDMEMGEGNRYDSESREEVNHKCERPPKVQGCDRSDQYNGKVKEGIIRKRGRPPKLQGGGKGLKGRLIDGRKKLGGLRRGRKKLRGSSKFSMSADTSLSEKKLIGKESNLKRFLSANKDIFDDMEKNDGKASLMSRPKAVNAEGSKNQVKKARDEGKRRRSKAKQAVRDKIVDLLKAAGWTIDYRPRNKREYNDAVYVNPQGRTHWSVTLAYKVLKRYYENGGCDSKVCPNGFIFTPIPEEELSILKRVVQKKRVGKKKPKGEDDDSDDDGQVKKKMNKQKRKMKENEKKKKKQKLLKEKLLLYEENSDGALQRGTHVSSRKHKLQQTQKRKRYGLLVRNSMDGAESDNDGYVLYDGKRTLLSWMIDSGTVPQNGKVEYLIQRRTRTRESKSGRITRDGIQCNCCSVVFTIAEFEIHAGSKPHQPFLNIYLETGLPLLQCLLDAWNKQQQSERKGIHFVDFGGEDPNDDTCGVCGDGGDLICCDSCPSTFHQSCLDIEAFPSGNWNCVYCTCKYCGMVGNTYQRGKNEDADPTVLTCHSCEEKYHESCIQPMDAFDDGSSSAFFCGKRCKELFERLQMLVGVKHELPEGFSWTLVQRFDISSDVCLSEAYQKVESNSKLAVALSVMDECFLPLVDHRSGINLIHNIVYNFWSNFTRLNYGGFYSAILERGDEIICAASIRIHGNQLAEMPFIGTRYAYRRQGMCRRLLCAIESALRSLNVEKLVIPAVPELKETWTSVFGFQPLETVSKPKMRNMNMVVFPGVDMLEKPLLTHIMEEQIMGEVSDKSVEKCSVVFDLNVSAESPAPETDDRNDEPAVFESTMPLPECTLKCTSDVMVETVNFPENATVSSSFIPAPEESKLEVDSQSIYSEEKTDDSIVKQNLDSNHVGSDNIVHADNEVAVPVQVSKDAGKDVVTNCFHGTVQMSEEANGIKHHENSKLEMVECVSDFVKTVVQSEEAKICLAIAEEATNQTSPSTTLGAQHTANGHYDVATDDSKSGPSRQGVKMDASGEVSATIDVNSITYEVCNDTSERENMQQRMCKSAEVVSAGSEVCHD from the exons ATGGGAGGGAGCTTAGAAACTAGTTGCTTGCAGTTTAAACCTGATGAAAGTGAGGTTTTGCCAAGGCAAGACGTTGAGGGAAATAAAGGGGATGATCTGAAGCTAATGGTTCTCGATTTAAACAATGATCCGTTAACAAGTTCTTTGAAAGAGGttgaatttgagaaaaaagaggAGATTGAAGAATGTAGGGAAGATGGTCAGGTGGGTAATCTAAATGTTAGTGAATTGAATGAGAATGATAGGAAAAAAGAGGGAATGGTGGAGGATGATGAAGTTGATGAAGAAGACTGTGTGAAGAAAACAGTCAAGGAGGAAGGCTTAGAAAGTAAAGTGCAGTTTTCTGGCAGGGTTTTACGGTCAAGGTCTGCAATGAAGACTAGGAGTGTGATTGAAGATGATAAGATTGAGAGTAGGGTTGATAAAATTGAGGATGGCAATACTTCTGAAATGAAAACAACTGAGGTGGTTAAGGAGGGGGATGATGAGGTGAAGAATGTGCAGGGAAAGGTGGGTAAGATGGGAAAGCGTAAGCGTGGGAGACCACCCAAGTTTCTGGAGAAGAATGGGTTTGAGAAGAAGACACCTCAGCTGCAAGTACGAGAGAATGATTACCCAGATGGTGAAGTGAGGAAGGAGCTCAAGCGCAAGCGTGGCAGACCACCCAAGGTACTAGGCAATGGCAAGTCTGTAAAGAAAAGATTTACGATAAAAGCAGTGGAAAGCGATCACGTGGACAGGGATGTAAGTAGGCAGTCAAAGCGCAAGCGTGGAAGACCAAGGAAGGTGCTggagaatagtggttttgagaagAATGAAATTAATGTGGAAGCAGGTGAGAGTGATCAGTTTGATGATGTTGGCATTAATAAGGCAAATCATAAACGTGGGCATGGGAGACAAGTGAAGGGACAGAAGGCTCAGGTGGTCGAGAAGGAAGCAGATGAGTTTAAAGCAAGGGAGAGTTATCACTCTGATATTGAGACAAGGAAGGAAGCAAACCACAAGTACGAGGTGCCACTCAAGATGGATGTCAATGATGGGTTTGAGATGAAACCTGTTGATATGGAAATGGGAGAGGGCAATCGCTATGATAGTGAGTCAAGGGAGGAGGTCAATCATAAGTGTGAAAGACCACCTAAAGTGCAGGGCTGTGATAGGAGTGATCAATATAATGGCAAGGTAAAGGAAGGTATAATCCGTAAGCGTGGAAGACCACCCAAGCTGCAGGGTGGTGGTAAGGGCTTGAAGGGTAGGCTTATAGATGGGAGAAAAAAGTTGGGTGGGCTAAGAAGAGGGAGAAAGAAGTTGAGAGGGAGTTCAAAGTTTAGTATGTCTGCTGATACTTCATTGTCAGAGAAGAAACTGATTGGGAAAGAATCAAATCTTAAGAGGTTTCTATCTGCTAATAAGGATATATTTGATGATATGGAAAAGAATGATGGAAAGGCTTCACTAATGTCAAGACCTAAGGCTGTAAATGCAGAAGGCAGTAAAAACCAGGTAAAGAAAGCAAGGGATGAAGGGAAACGGAGAAGGTCAAAAGCAAAACAAGCTGTGAGAGACAAAATAGTGGATCTGCTGAAAGCAGCAGGTTGGACGATTGATTACAGGCCTAGGAATAAGAGAGAGTACAATGATGCGGTGTATGTTAATCCTCAAGGAAGGACGCATTGGTCAGTTACCTTGGCATACAAGGTGCTTAAAAGGTATTATGAGAATGGTGGTTGTGACTCTAAGGTTTGTCCCAATGGTTTCATATTTACTCCAATTCCTGAAGAAGAACTTAGCATCCTAAAAAGAGTAGTTCAAAAGAAAAGGGTTGGAAAAAAGAAGCCAAAAGGGGAAGATGATGATAGCGATGATGATGGAcaagttaaaaagaaaatgaataaacaaaagaggaaaatgaaggagaatgagaaaaagaagaaaaaacaaaagctGCTCAAAGAGAAGCTTTTGCTTTACGAGGAAAATTCTGATGGTGCATTACAAAGGGGAACACATGTGTCAAGCAGGAAGCATAAGTTACAGCAGACACAAAAGAGAAAGCGGTATGGCTTGTTGGTCCGTAATTCAATGGATGGAGCTGAATCTGATAATGATGGCTATGTCCTATATGATGGAAAGAGAACTCTGCTTTCTTGGATGATTGATTCAGGCACTGTTCCACAGAATGGGAAGGTGGAATATTTGATTCAAAGAAGAACACGAACTCGTGAGAGTAAGTCTGGTAGGATAACTAGGGATGGCATCCAATGCAACTGTTGTAGTGTTGTCTTCACCATTGCAGAATTTGAAATTCATGCAGGGAGCAAACCCCATCAACCTTTTCTGAATATATATTTAGAAACAGGTCTTCCCCTCTTGCAATGCTTATTAGATGCATGGAACAAACAACAGCAGTCTGAACGTAAGGGCATCCATTTTGTGGATTTTGGTGGTGAGGACCCAAATGACGATACCTGTGGTGTCTGTGGTGATGGTGGTGACTTGATCTGTTGTGATAGCTGCCCATCAACATTCCATCAAAGTTGCTTAGATATAGAA GCATTTCCTTCAGGTAACTGGAATTGTGTGTACTGTACCTGCAAATATTGTGGGATGGTTGGAAATACATATCAAAGGGGCAAAAATGAGGATGCGGATCCTACAGTTCTAACATGTCATTCATGTGAAGAAAAAT ATCATGAATCATGTATTCAGCCAATGGATGCTTTTGATGATGGTTCGAGTAGTGCATTCTTTTGTGGGAAGAGATGCAAAGAG TTGTTTGAGAGACTTCAGATGCTAGTTGGGGTTAAACATGAACTGCCAGAAGGATTCTCATGGACTCTTGTTCAGCGCTTTGATATCAGTTCAGATGTTTGTCTCAGTGAAGCATATCAGAAGGTTGAATCAAATTCAAAGCTAGCTGTTGCACTATCTGTGATGGATGAGTGCTTTTTGCCTCTTGTTGACCACAGAAGTGGGATCAATCTGATTCATAATATTGTCTATAATTTTTG GTCAAACTTCACTAGGCTAAACTACGGTGGTTTTTACTCTGCAATTCTAGAAAGGGGGGATGAGATTATATGTGCAGCATCCATCAG GATCCATGGAAACCAGTTAGCTGAGATGCCTTTCATTGGCACCCGGTATGCTTATAGGCGTCAAGGGATGTGTCGCCGGCTTCTTTGCGCAATTGAATCT GCCCTAAGATCCCTGAATGTTGAGAAATTGGTCATACCTGCAGTCCCGGAACTGAAGGAAACATGGACTTCTGTCTTTGGTTTCCAACCACTAGAAACTGTAAGCAAGCCAAAGATGAGGAACATGAATATGGTGGTCTTTCCAGGTGTAGATATGTTAGAGAAACCATTGCTGACGCATATTATGGAGGAGCAGATAATGGGTGAGGTGTCCGATAAATCTGTAGAGAAGTGTTCAGTTGTGTTTGATTTGAATGTTTCTGCTGAGAGCCCTGCACCTGAAACAGATGATAGAAATGATGAACCTGCTGTTTTCGAATCTACAATGCCGCTTCCTGAATGCACCTTGAAATGTACTTCTGATGTAATGGTTGAAACTGTCAATTTTCCAGAGAATGCTACTGTTTCTTCCTCTTTCATTCCAGCACCTGAAGAAAGCAAGCTGGAAGTTGACTCTCAAAGCATATATTCAGAGGAGAAAACTGATGACAGCATTGTTAAACAGAACCTTGATTCTAACCATGTCGGTTCTGACAATATTGTCCATGCTGACAATGAAGTGGCAGTTCCTGTACAAGTGTCAAAGGATGCTGGTAAGGATGTTGTTACTAACTGCTTTCATGGTACAGTTCAGATGTCTGAGGAAGCAAATGGCATCAAGCATCATGAAAATTCTAAACTAGAGATGGTAGAATGTGTTTCTGATTTTGTTAAGACAGTCGTTCAGTCTGAAGAAGCAAAAATTTGCCTTGCTATTGCCGAAGAAGCAACCAACCAAACTTCTCCATCAACTACCCTAGGTGCTCAGCATACTGCAAATGGCCATTATGATGTTGCAACTGATGACAGTAAAAGTGGCCCTTCCAGACAGGGAGTCAAGATGGATGCTTCTGGAGAAGTCTCGGCTACAATTGATGTAAATTCTATTACTTACGAGGTTTGCAATGATACTTCCGAGAGAGAAAACATGCAGCAGCGCATGTGCAAGTCCGCAGAGGTTGTCTCAGCTGGTTCTGAGGTTTGCCATGACTAA